The following coding sequences are from one Capsicum annuum cultivar UCD-10X-F1 chromosome 3, UCD10Xv1.1, whole genome shotgun sequence window:
- the LOC107866557 gene encoding geraniol 8-hydroxylase produces the protein MDYYTLVLGSIFALSFLYIIARLSSSGSKKLPPGPSPWPIIGNFHLLGAKPHVSLANLAKAYGSIMSLKAGQITIVVISSSTIAKQVLQKQDLAFCTRFIPDALQAHNYCRFSLTWLPVCPQWRMLRRILNTNLISSNRLDANQNLSSQKVKELIAYCAKCSQEAKVVDIGEVAFKTNLNLLSNTLFSRDLADPFSDAKAELMDVISSIVDVAGKINLVDYFPILEKIDPQRIRYRTNIHLGKLFKLFGGLINERLEEKKRNHTEKSDILDVFLNHSAENPEEICQNHLNSMLMDLFIGAIDTTTSILEWAMAEILRQQEILKKAQAELAEVIGKGKPIEEPDVSRLPYLQFIVKETLRLHPPAPLLIPRIVDQDVELYDYIIPKGSMALVNVWAIGRDSSFWKDPLVFKPERFKSLELDVRGNDFDLIPFGSGRRICPGFPLALKLIPVMLGSMLNSFIWKLEAGIEPKDLDMEEKFGAILSKAHPLRVIPSPL, from the exons ATGGATTATTATACACTTGTGTTGGGATCGATTTTTGCCTTGagttttctttatattattgcGAGATTATCCAGTAGTGGCAGCAAAAAACTTCCACCAGGACCATCACCATGGCCAATTATTGGAAACTTTCACTTGTTAGGTGCGAAACCACATGTATCACTGGCCAATCTTGCAAAAGCTTATGGTTCAATCATGAGTTTAAAAGCAGGCCAAATAACAATAGTGGTCATTTCTTCATCGACTATAGCAAAACAAGTCCTTCAGAAACAAGACTTAGCCTTTTGTACTAGATTTATCCCTGATGCCCTTCAAGCACACAACTATTGCAGATTTTCTTTGACATGGCTTCCTGTTTGTCCCCAATGGCGAATGCTTCGGAGAATCTTGAACACCAACCTCATCTCTTCAAATAGGCTTGACGCAAATCAAAATCTAAGTTCTCAAAAGGTGAAAGAATTGATTGCTTATTGTGCAAAATGTAGTCAAGAAGCTAAAGTTGTGGATATAGGTGAAGTTGCTTTCAAGACTAATCTCAACTTGTTGTCCAACACCCTTTTCTCCAGGGACTTGGCTGATCCTTTTTCGGATGCAAAG GCTGAGTTGATGGACGTGATTTCAAGCATCGTTGATGTTGCTGGGAAGATCAACCTAGTGGATTATTTCCCCATACTTGAAAAGATTGATCCACAAAGAATAAGGTATCGCACAAACATCCATCTTGGTAAGTTGTTCAAACTCTTTGGTGGTTTGATCAATGAGCGGTTGGAGGAAAAGAAAAGGAACCACACTGAGAAGAGTGACATTTTAGATGTGTTTCTCAACCACAGTGCTGAAAATCCTGAAGAGATCTGTCAAAATCATTTAAATTCCATGCTAATG GACTTATTTATTGGTGCTATTGATACAACTACCAGCATATTAGAATGGGCAATGGCAGAAATACTTAGACAACAAGAAATTCTGAAGAAAGCTCAAGCTGAGCTTGCAGAAGTCATTGGAAAAGGAAAACCAATAGAAGAACCAGATGTATCTCGACTTCCTTACTTGCAATTTATCGTCAAAGAAACATTAAGACTGCATCCACCAGCTCCATTGTTAATCCCTCGCATAGTGGACCAAGATGTTGAATTGTATGACTATATCATCCCGAAGGGTTCAATGGCACTGGTCAATGTGTGGGCGATTGGTCGAGATTCTTCTTTTTGGAAGGACCCTTTGGTGTTTAAACCTGAGagattcaagagtttagaattgGATGTGCGAGGaaatgattttgatttgattccATTTGGTTCTGGCCGAAGAATATGTCCTGGATTTCCCTTAGCATTGAAATTGATTCCAGTAATGTTAGGCTCGATGTTGAATTCGTTCATTTGGAAACTTGAGGCAGGCATAGAGCCAAAAGACTTGGACATGGAAGAGAAATTTGGAGCCATCTTATCCAAAGCTCATCCTTTGCGAGTTATCCCATCTCCTCTTTGA
- the LOC107864478 gene encoding auxin-induced protein PCNT115, with amino-acid sequence MANVPRIMKLGSDGLEVSAQGLGCMGMSAFYGPPKPDDEMIQLIHHAIKSGVTFLDTSDVYGPYTNEILIGKALKGGMRERVVLATKFGIVLGDEKKAEGKREVHGDTAYVRAACEASLKRLDVDCIDLYYQHRVDTRVPIEITVGELKKLVEEGKIKYIGLSEASASTIRRAHAVHPITAVQLEWSLWSRDVEEEIIPTCRELGIGIVAYSPLGRGFLSSGPKLLEEMSNGDYRKHLPRFQAENLEQNKKLYDRICQMAAKKGCTPSQLALAWVHHQGNDVFPIPGTTKIENFNQNVGALSVNLSSEDMAELESIGSANAVQGDRYIPGMNTYKNSETPLLSAWKAKSGLEQMSR; translated from the exons ATGGCAAATGTACCAAGAATAATGAAATTGGGGTCAGATGGACTTGAAGTATCAGCACAAGGACTTGGTTGTATGGGGATGTCTGCATTTTATGGACCTCCAAAACCTGATGATGAAATGATTCAACTCATTCACCATGCCATTAAATCTGGTGTCACCTTTCTTGATACTTCTGATGTTTATGGACcttatactaatgaaatcctcaTTGGTAAA GCGTTGAAGGGAGGGATGAGAGAGCGAGTTGTATTAGCaacaaaatttggtattgttttaGGAGACGAAAAGAAAgcagaaggaaagagagaagtgCATGGAGATACAGCCTACGTAAGGGCAGCATGTGAGGCTAGCTTAAAGCGGCTTGATGTTGACTGCATAGACTTGTACTATCAGCACCGAGTTGATACGCGTGTGCCCATTGAAATCACG GTTGGAGAACTTAAGAAGCTGGTCGAAGAgggtaaaataaaatatattggtCTATCGGAGGCTTCAGCATCAACAATCAGGAGAGCACATGCAGTTCATCCAATAACAGCAGTACAATTAGAATGGTCACTATGGTCGAGAGATGTAGAGGAAGAAATAATCCCTACTTGCAG AGAACTCGGGATTGGGATTGTGGCATACAGTCCACTAGGGCGTGGCTTTTTGTCATCAGGTCCGAAGCTCCTTGAGGAAATGTCAAATGGAGACTACCGAAAG CATCTGCCAAGGTTCCAAGCTGAAAATCTTGAGCAAAACAAAAAGTTGTACGATCGTATTTGTCAAATGGCAGCTAAGAAGGGATGCACCCCCTCTCAACTAGCTTTGGCGTGGGTACACCACCAAGGAAATGACGTGTTTCCCATCCCGGGCACCACTAAGATCGAAAACTTCAACCAGAACGTTGGAGCTCTGTCCGTAAACTTATCTTCAGAAGACATGGCAGAGCTAGAATCCATTGGTTCAGCCAATGCAGTCCAGGGTGATCGATATATTCCCGGTATGAATACTTATAAAAATTCAGAAACTCCACTCCTTTCAGCATGGAAGGCTAAGTCTGGTTTGGAACAAATGAGCAGATAG